From Lysobacter lycopersici:
TCCCGGTGCGCGGATCGACACGCTTTCGGCTTCGAGCGCCGCGCGCAGGCCGCGCGCGAACTCCGCGGCATCGCTGCGGTCGCCGTGCAGGCACAGGGTGTCGGCGCGGATCGGCACGCGCGTGCCGTCGCGGGCAACCACGACCCCGTCGCGGACGAAACCACGGACCTGTGCGAGCGCATTGTCGAAACTTTCGATCACCGCGCCCGGCGTGCCGCGCGGGGCGAGGCGGCCGTCGGCGTCGTAGGCACGTTCGGCGAAGGCTTCGTGCGCAACCCGCAAGCCCGCGGCTTCACCAGCCGTAGTGAGTTCCGAATTCGCGAGTCCGTACAACACCAAGGCCGGATCGGATTCGCGCACCGCTTCGGCGATGGCCGCGG
This genomic window contains:
- a CDS encoding 5-oxoprolinase subunit PxpA; the encoded protein is MPSLDFNCDLGEGCGQDAAIVSHISSASIACGAHAGDAATMRELVALCLAHGVAIGAHPSFEDREHFGRRELALAPAEIHALVARQITLMANACVEAGARLHHVKPHGALYNLAARDRDVAAAIAEAVRESDPALVLYGLANSELTTAGEAAGLRVAHEAFAERAYDADGRLAPRGTPGAVIESFDNALAQVRGFVRDGVVVARDGTRVPIRADTLCLHGDRSDAAEFARGLRAALEAESVSIRAPGRDA